One segment of Streptomyces sp. NBC_00576 DNA contains the following:
- a CDS encoding carboxyl transferase domain-containing protein has product MADPVTHRAPWRRSARELIALLSDGSTDGSTDDTAGRSIDGFSELPHPTREFRPDGPLSWQGYDASRARAATRTGEEESVVCGTARIGGTPAVLIAFEFGFLGGSLGERTGDRLESAYEYARTHRLPVVPLVATGGSRMQEGMLALTQLQRVARQSALTREAGLPQIAVLRDPTTGGGWATLGAGADVVLALPGAQVGFAGSRVRPADADPAAYTAEAQVAAGAADAVVRPEALRETLALWLRLLCADALGTGPNADPSTGPTQAAPPPALLTADAIDAIDVIDAADAADEGPTGGAPPRPLPPPLPPPLPRPASLPATGWDAVRRARAPERPRAEAYLDAYFTRRAAISGDRCGGTDAGMACGFGERAEDGRTVAYAAQLGTATRPAGYRTAARLIRLADRLGIPVLTLVDTPGAANDAAAERQGAGAAIADLFGAVATARTPVTTLLIGEGGSGGALALAAPGNTWATPDSYFSVIAPELAAAILKRPESEVEATADQLRIRPQDLVELGVVRGIVGRPDPTPDLP; this is encoded by the coding sequence GTGGCCGATCCTGTGACCCACCGGGCGCCCTGGCGCCGCTCCGCCCGCGAGCTCATCGCCCTGCTCTCCGACGGCTCCACTGATGGCTCCACTGATGACACCGCTGGCCGCTCAATTGATGGCTTCAGCGAACTCCCCCACCCCACCCGGGAGTTCCGGCCCGACGGGCCCCTCTCCTGGCAGGGTTACGACGCCTCGCGCGCCCGCGCCGCCACCCGCACCGGCGAGGAGGAGTCCGTCGTCTGCGGCACCGCGCGTATCGGCGGCACCCCGGCTGTGCTCATCGCCTTCGAGTTCGGTTTCCTCGGTGGCTCGCTCGGTGAACGCACCGGAGACCGTCTGGAGTCGGCGTACGAGTACGCGCGCACCCACCGCCTGCCCGTCGTCCCGCTCGTCGCGACGGGCGGCAGCCGGATGCAGGAGGGCATGCTCGCGCTGACCCAGCTCCAGCGCGTGGCACGCCAGTCGGCGCTCACGCGCGAGGCCGGCCTGCCGCAGATCGCGGTCCTCCGGGATCCGACGACCGGCGGCGGTTGGGCGACCCTGGGCGCGGGTGCCGACGTCGTGCTGGCGCTGCCCGGCGCCCAGGTGGGCTTCGCGGGTTCCCGGGTCCGGCCGGCCGACGCGGACCCGGCGGCGTACACGGCCGAGGCGCAGGTGGCGGCGGGCGCGGCAGACGCGGTCGTACGTCCGGAGGCGCTCCGGGAGACGCTGGCCCTGTGGCTGCGCCTGCTGTGCGCCGATGCGCTCGGCACCGGCCCGAACGCCGACCCGAGCACCGGCCCGACGCAGGCAGCCCCGCCCCCGGCCCTGCTGACCGCGGACGCCATCGACGCCATCGACGTCATCGATGCCGCCGATGCCGCCGACGAGGGCCCGACGGGGGGCGCTCCTCCACGGCCCCTGCCCCCGCCCTTGCCCCCGCCCTTGCCCCGCCCTGCATCCCTCCCCGCCACCGGGTGGGACGCCGTCCGGCGCGCTCGCGCCCCCGAGCGCCCACGCGCCGAGGCCTACTTGGACGCGTACTTCACCCGGCGCGCCGCGATCAGCGGTGACCGCTGCGGCGGCACCGACGCCGGGATGGCGTGCGGGTTCGGTGAGCGGGCGGAGGACGGGCGGACCGTCGCGTACGCCGCGCAGCTCGGCACGGCCACCCGCCCCGCCGGCTATCGCACCGCCGCCCGGCTGATCCGCCTCGCGGACCGGCTCGGCATCCCCGTGCTGACCCTGGTGGACACCCCGGGCGCCGCCAACGACGCCGCCGCCGAGCGCCAGGGCGCGGGCGCCGCGATCGCGGACCTGTTCGGCGCGGTCGCCACCGCACGCACGCCGGTCACCACACTGCTGATCGGCGAGGGCGGGTCGGGCGGCGCCCTGGCACTCGCCGCCCCCGGCAACACCTGGGCCACGCCGGACAGCTACTTCTCCGTCATCGCGCCGGAGCTCGCGGCGGCCATCCTCAAGCGCCCGGAGAGCGAGGTGGAAGCGACGGCGGACCAGCTCCGGATCCGGCCGCAGGACCTGGTGGAGCTGGGGGTGGTGCGGGGCATCGTGGGCCGCCCGGACCCCACCCCGGACCTTCCATAG
- a CDS encoding acyl-CoA synthetase: MSSLFPGLTDDPTGDSTDTAERPALRFGARSLTYAELAASAGGLAQRISGSGGPVAVWATPTLETAVGVVAALLAGVPAVPLNPKSGESELGHILKDSSPTLVLTTPGDQLPTAFGSLERIEVEVEVDVRPSFGAPRTTYDPSPESPALIVYTSGTTGPPKGAVIPRRAVAATLDALADAWQWTSEDVLVHGLPLFHVHGLILGILGPLRRGGSVRHLGRFGTEGVTRELNDGATMLFGVPTMYHRIAEALPGDPELAAALGRARLLVSGSAALPVHDHERITAATGRRVVERYGMTETLMNTSVRADGEPRAGTVGVPLPGVELRLVEEDGAPITAYDSETVGEIQVRGPNLFTEYLNRPDATAAAFTAGGWFRTGDMAVRDPDGYVRIVGRKATDLIKSGGYKIGAGEIENALLEHAGVREAAVTGEPDADLGERIVAWIVPADPQSPPDADELANHVAGRLAPHKRPRVVRYLDALPRNDMGKIMKRALPGE; this comes from the coding sequence CGGCCGGAGGCCTCGCCCAACGGATCTCCGGGTCGGGCGGCCCGGTCGCCGTCTGGGCGACACCTACGCTGGAAACCGCCGTCGGCGTCGTTGCCGCGCTGCTGGCCGGGGTCCCGGCGGTGCCGCTCAACCCGAAGTCGGGCGAGAGCGAGTTGGGGCACATCCTGAAGGACAGCTCACCCACGCTCGTACTCACCACCCCTGGCGACCAACTCCCCACCGCTTTCGGCTCGTTGGAGCGCATCGAGGTCGAGGTCGAGGTCGACGTACGTCCCTCCTTCGGGGCGCCCAGGACGACGTACGACCCCTCCCCCGAATCCCCCGCCCTGATCGTCTACACCTCCGGCACCACCGGCCCGCCCAAGGGCGCCGTCATCCCGCGCCGGGCCGTCGCCGCCACCCTGGACGCGCTCGCCGACGCCTGGCAGTGGACCTCCGAGGACGTGCTGGTGCACGGACTTCCGCTCTTTCACGTGCACGGTCTGATTCTCGGCATCCTCGGCCCGCTGCGGCGCGGCGGCTCGGTACGGCACCTCGGGCGGTTCGGGACGGAGGGCGTGACCCGTGAGCTGAACGACGGGGCGACGATGCTGTTCGGCGTTCCGACGATGTACCACCGGATCGCGGAGGCGCTCCCCGGTGACCCGGAGCTCGCCGCGGCGCTCGGCCGGGCCCGTCTGCTCGTATCGGGTTCCGCCGCACTGCCCGTGCACGACCACGAGCGGATCACCGCCGCGACCGGCCGGCGGGTCGTGGAGCGGTACGGCATGACCGAGACCCTCATGAATACGAGCGTTCGCGCGGACGGGGAGCCCCGCGCGGGCACGGTCGGCGTACCGCTGCCGGGCGTCGAGCTGCGGCTCGTCGAGGAGGACGGGGCGCCCATCACGGCGTACGACAGCGAAACCGTGGGCGAGATCCAGGTGCGCGGGCCGAACCTGTTCACCGAGTACCTGAACCGGCCCGACGCCACCGCCGCCGCCTTCACCGCCGGCGGTTGGTTCCGTACCGGGGACATGGCGGTGCGCGATCCCGACGGCTATGTCCGTATCGTCGGCCGCAAGGCCACCGACCTGATCAAGAGCGGCGGTTACAAGATCGGCGCGGGCGAGATCGAGAACGCCCTGCTGGAGCACGCGGGGGTGCGCGAGGCAGCCGTGACCGGGGAGCCGGACGCCGACCTCGGTGAGCGGATCGTCGCCTGGATCGTCCCCGCCGATCCACAATCCCCGCCGGACGCCGACGAGTTGGCGAACCATGTCGCCGGCCGTCTCGCCCCGCACAAGCGCCCCCGGGTCGTGCGCTACCTGGACGCCCTCCCACGCAACGACATGGGGAAGATCATGAAGCGGGCCCTGCCCGGTGAGTGA